The genomic DNA CAGCGTGAGGGCGTCTGTGGGGCACATGGCGGTACACAGCCCGCAATGTATGCAGGATTCCTCGTTGCGGAAAATCTTGTGTGCAACCGGTGTAATCCGTACACCGTTTTCCTTGAGATAGCCGATACCTTTGTGGAAATCCTCTTCCAGACCGGTCATTTCAAGAGTCAGCGAGCCTTCGTGACGAGGGCTGATGTCTGCCTTGAGAATATTGAAGCTCAGGTCGAAAAGCCGTGTCAGATTGCATACCACGGGGCGGCCTGAACTTTCCGGGGGGAAGGACAGATAAACGATTTTTCTAAAGCCTTTGACTACTTCTTTCATAGAGACATCCTGCTCACGAGTATGGCACAGCGGACGGAATTACCGCAAGTACCAGATTATTTCATTTTTTTGAGAAAGCGTTTGGCTTGCGTGGCCTCAACGGACTTGGGAAACTTCTTGAT from uncultured Pseudodesulfovibrio sp. includes the following:
- a CDS encoding NIL domain-containing protein, giving the protein MKEVVKGFRKIVYLSFPPESSGRPVVCNLTRLFDLSFNILKADISPRHEGSLTLEMTGLEEDFHKGIGYLKENGVRITPVAHKIFRNEESCIHCGLCTAMCPTDALTLEPSNRTVIFDVDKCSACGMCTRVCPVKAMTLDLEDDRQ